The following coding sequences are from one Paenarthrobacter ureafaciens window:
- the ispF gene encoding 2-C-methyl-D-erythritol 2,4-cyclodiphosphate synthase: protein MNQAEPILPRTGIGIDVHAFAPADDPQPLWLGGLFWEGEQGLSGHSDGDCIAHAAADALFSACGIGDLGTHFGTDRPEFAGASGVKLLGEAARIVRAAGFGIGNVAVQFVANRPKFGPRREESQRVLSEAAGAPVSVTATTSDGLGFTGRGEGISAIATALVYQLPEPGQPTTANGGQDA, encoded by the coding sequence ATGAACCAAGCTGAACCGATCCTGCCTCGCACCGGAATCGGCATTGACGTGCACGCCTTCGCACCCGCCGACGACCCCCAGCCGCTGTGGTTGGGAGGATTGTTCTGGGAGGGCGAGCAGGGGCTCTCAGGCCATTCCGACGGCGATTGCATCGCCCATGCGGCCGCGGATGCGCTCTTCTCCGCCTGCGGAATCGGCGACCTCGGCACGCACTTCGGCACGGACCGCCCCGAGTTTGCAGGCGCTTCCGGAGTGAAGCTCCTGGGCGAAGCCGCGCGCATTGTCCGTGCCGCAGGATTCGGGATCGGAAACGTGGCCGTGCAGTTCGTTGCCAACCGTCCCAAGTTCGGCCCTCGGCGGGAAGAATCACAGCGGGTCCTCAGCGAAGCCGCCGGTGCACCCGTGAGCGTCACGGCGACCACCAGTGACGGCCTCGGATTCACGGGGCGCGGTGAAGGGATCTCGGCCATCGCCACGGCCCTGGTTTACCAACTGCCGGAGCCCGGGCAGCCGACTACCGCGAACGGCGGGCAGGATGCGTAA
- a CDS encoding response regulator transcription factor codes for MSRILIVEDEESFSDPLSYLLGKEGFDVEVVDNGSDALVEFDRNGADLVLLDLQLPGTPGTEVCRQLRQRSSVPVIMLTAKDSEIDKVVGLELGADDYVTKPYSSRELVARVRAVLRRQGEPEELISSTVQAGPVRMDIERHVVSVNGQQVSLPLKEFELLEMLLRNSGRVLTRGQLIDRVWGSDYVGDTKTLDVHVKRLRSKIEPDPSAPRYLVTVRGLGYKFEP; via the coding sequence TTGAGCCGGATTTTGATCGTGGAGGACGAAGAGTCCTTCAGCGACCCACTGTCCTACCTATTGGGCAAGGAGGGTTTCGACGTTGAAGTAGTGGACAACGGCAGTGATGCCTTGGTGGAGTTCGATCGCAACGGGGCAGACCTCGTCCTGCTTGACCTGCAGTTGCCGGGAACACCAGGAACTGAAGTGTGCAGGCAATTGCGGCAACGCTCCAGCGTGCCGGTGATCATGCTGACCGCCAAGGACTCGGAGATCGACAAAGTAGTGGGCCTGGAACTCGGTGCCGACGACTACGTCACCAAGCCGTACTCTTCACGTGAATTGGTGGCGCGTGTCCGGGCCGTCCTTCGCCGCCAAGGCGAGCCCGAGGAGCTCATCTCTTCCACCGTGCAGGCCGGGCCTGTCCGCATGGACATAGAACGGCACGTGGTCAGCGTTAACGGGCAGCAAGTCTCCCTGCCCCTCAAGGAATTCGAACTGCTGGAGATGCTCCTGCGCAACTCCGGGCGGGTGTTGACCCGCGGGCAGTTGATCGACCGGGTGTGGGGTTCGGACTATGTAGGGGATACCAAGACCCTGGATGTCCACGTCAAGAGGCTTAGGAGCAAGATTGAGCCGGATCCTTCGGCCCCCCGCTATTTGGTCACCGTCCGCGGACTGGGGTACAAGTTCGAGCCGTAG
- a CDS encoding ribonuclease domain-containing protein has protein sequence MKRSRLAAFAGLVIAVVVLVVAMVSGQQAPTAPGESPGTAVSTTSAPPAAGRGPENPSGLPAVNASQLPKEARQTLVLIAKGGPYPYREDDGNFGNFEGLLPKKGSGFYKEYTVPTPGKSNRGERRIVVGRDAAKYYTADHYESFKFIVEDK, from the coding sequence ATGAAACGCAGCAGGCTGGCGGCGTTCGCAGGTTTGGTGATCGCCGTCGTCGTGCTGGTTGTCGCAATGGTGAGCGGCCAGCAGGCGCCAACGGCACCTGGGGAGTCACCCGGCACCGCGGTAAGTACGACGTCGGCGCCGCCTGCTGCTGGCCGGGGACCGGAGAATCCTTCCGGACTGCCGGCCGTCAACGCCTCCCAGTTGCCCAAGGAAGCACGGCAGACCCTTGTCCTCATCGCGAAGGGCGGTCCCTACCCATACCGGGAAGATGACGGAAACTTCGGTAACTTCGAAGGACTCCTGCCCAAGAAGGGAAGCGGCTTCTATAAGGAGTACACGGTGCCGACGCCGGGCAAGTCCAACCGCGGAGAACGGCGCATAGTGGTGGGCAGGGACGCAGCCAAGTACTACACCGCGGACCACTACGAATCGTTCAAGTTCATCGTCGAGGATAAGTAG
- the phoU gene encoding phosphate signaling complex protein PhoU, translating to MRKVFQSELTQVGDDLIEISKLVHEAITKATTAFEGADVDLAQDVIAADARIDFLQNSLDERAIDILALQGPVASDLRMIVGSLRMSASLERMGDLARHVAQLARLRYPANVIPSSLTETFQAMARYDIEIVAKVIELLETRDLEVARDILKINIAVDDLHLSVFKAIAAPEWKESAATTVDVALASRYFERFADHGVSVARKVTYLVTGEWQPEGF from the coding sequence GTGCGCAAGGTTTTTCAGTCGGAGCTCACCCAGGTTGGCGACGACCTCATCGAGATCTCCAAACTCGTTCACGAAGCTATCACCAAGGCCACCACTGCTTTTGAAGGTGCCGACGTTGACCTTGCCCAAGACGTCATCGCGGCCGATGCGCGCATCGATTTCCTGCAGAACAGCCTGGACGAGCGTGCCATCGACATCCTTGCCCTCCAGGGTCCGGTGGCCAGCGACCTGCGCATGATTGTTGGCTCCCTTCGCATGAGTGCCTCGTTGGAACGGATGGGCGACCTCGCCCGGCACGTCGCCCAGCTGGCCCGGCTCCGTTACCCGGCCAACGTCATCCCCTCTTCGCTCACTGAGACTTTCCAGGCCATGGCCCGGTACGACATTGAGATCGTCGCCAAGGTCATCGAGCTCCTGGAGACCCGCGACCTCGAAGTTGCCCGCGACATCCTCAAGATCAACATCGCGGTGGACGACCTCCACCTGAGCGTCTTCAAGGCGATCGCTGCTCCCGAGTGGAAGGAATCCGCTGCCACCACGGTGGATGTTGCCCTTGCGAGCCGCTACTTCGAGCGCTTCGCCGACCATGGGGTCTCGGTTGCCCGCAAGGTCACCTACCTGGTCACCGGAGAGTGGCAGCCTGAGGGCTTCTAA
- a CDS encoding sensor histidine kinase — MLVGVIAGLVGLSLGVFGMLAFGISERQRKIEDLGISEPVLPEGAAEVLSVVGRAFVVVDAIDGVVRASPGAYAYGLVRGHTVVHKQLLEMTAKVRRDGVILEEQYELPRGPMGKGAIVVQVRAAMLGQEYILLLADDRTEITRTEEIRNDFVANVSHELKTPVGAISLLAEALEASADDEEAVRRFAKRMHKESGRLAALVQDIIELSRLQGANVAQQGNAVDVNAVILEAVDRSQLPAESKNIRIVVGGHADTEVFGDRDLLVTALRNLIDNAIRYSPENSQVGVGVRTREGVVAVSVTDQGEGLTPEDQERVFERFYRVDAARSRHTGGTGLGLSIVKHIVSNHGGEVTVWSQPGHGSTFTIRLPELESQDDGGLPPSTANPVPLPGQHQGSAAVEPQRAGHARNESQQEGASGAQEQGASA, encoded by the coding sequence TTGCTCGTAGGCGTCATTGCCGGCCTGGTTGGCCTGTCCTTGGGCGTGTTCGGCATGCTCGCTTTCGGCATCAGTGAGCGGCAACGGAAGATCGAGGACTTAGGCATCTCCGAGCCCGTGCTTCCCGAAGGGGCAGCGGAAGTACTGTCCGTGGTGGGCCGTGCTTTCGTGGTGGTGGATGCGATCGACGGCGTCGTCCGGGCCAGCCCCGGCGCCTATGCCTATGGCTTGGTCCGCGGGCACACGGTGGTCCACAAGCAGCTTCTGGAAATGACCGCCAAGGTCCGCCGCGACGGCGTGATCCTGGAAGAACAGTACGAGCTGCCGCGGGGACCGATGGGCAAGGGCGCGATTGTCGTGCAGGTCCGGGCAGCGATGCTCGGGCAGGAATACATACTGCTGCTTGCCGACGACCGCACCGAGATCACCCGCACGGAGGAAATCCGCAACGACTTCGTGGCCAACGTTTCCCACGAACTCAAGACCCCGGTAGGGGCCATCTCCCTTTTGGCCGAAGCCCTCGAAGCGTCCGCGGATGACGAGGAGGCCGTGCGCCGTTTCGCCAAGCGCATGCACAAGGAATCGGGCCGCCTCGCAGCCCTGGTGCAGGACATCATCGAATTGTCACGCCTGCAAGGCGCCAACGTCGCCCAGCAGGGCAACGCCGTGGACGTCAACGCCGTGATCCTGGAGGCCGTGGACCGCTCCCAGCTGCCGGCAGAGAGCAAGAACATACGGATAGTGGTGGGAGGCCATGCGGACACCGAAGTCTTCGGCGACCGGGACTTGCTGGTGACCGCACTGCGCAACCTCATCGACAACGCCATCCGCTACTCGCCCGAAAACAGCCAGGTGGGAGTGGGCGTCCGGACCCGCGAAGGCGTGGTCGCGGTGTCAGTGACGGACCAGGGCGAAGGGCTGACTCCCGAAGACCAGGAGCGCGTGTTCGAGCGCTTCTACCGCGTGGACGCCGCCCGCTCCCGCCACACCGGCGGCACGGGCTTGGGGCTGAGCATCGTCAAACACATTGTCTCCAACCACGGCGGCGAAGTGACGGTATGGTCCCAGCCCGGCCACGGCTCCACGTTCACCATCCGCTTGCCCGAGTTGGAAAGCCAGGACGACGGCGGACTCCCGCCTTCCACTGCCAACCCGGTTCCGCTTCCCGGACAGCACCAGGGGAGCGCCGCCGTCGAACCCCAACGAGCGGGCCACGCTCGCAATGAAAGTCAACAAGAGGGCGCCAGCGGCGCCCAAGAGCAAGGAGCCAGCGCTTGA
- the ispD gene encoding 2-C-methyl-D-erythritol 4-phosphate cytidylyltransferase, producing the protein MSNPSMRSVTAVIVVAAGSGERLGYGMPKALVPLGGESILMHALRGVVAADVARQICVAVPKGDTEMRELIADFTVELVDGGPEVSVVDGGSTRADSVRAALAALEEGTEFVLVHDAARALAPERVFQRVADALAAGAKSVIPAMPVVDTIKTVAATSGAGTEIAPEVVTGTANREQLRAVQTPQGFELATLRRAHGAAADFDDQQSASVTDDAMLVELLGVPVHAVRGASQSLKITTPLDLIIAEGLLEGPLGMRWVEG; encoded by the coding sequence ATGAGTAATCCTTCAATGCGCTCGGTTACGGCCGTCATCGTAGTTGCAGCCGGTTCAGGGGAGCGCCTGGGCTACGGCATGCCTAAAGCCCTGGTTCCTTTGGGTGGTGAGTCCATCCTCATGCATGCCCTCCGCGGCGTGGTGGCGGCAGACGTTGCACGCCAGATCTGCGTTGCCGTGCCCAAGGGGGATACGGAGATGCGTGAGCTGATCGCTGATTTCACCGTGGAACTGGTGGACGGCGGACCTGAAGTGTCGGTCGTCGACGGAGGGTCTACCCGCGCGGACTCCGTGCGCGCCGCCCTCGCCGCATTGGAGGAAGGCACTGAATTTGTGCTGGTGCACGACGCCGCCCGGGCCCTTGCGCCCGAGCGTGTCTTCCAGCGCGTTGCCGATGCCCTTGCTGCCGGGGCGAAGTCGGTCATTCCGGCGATGCCGGTGGTTGACACCATTAAGACGGTGGCGGCTACAAGCGGGGCAGGGACGGAGATCGCGCCGGAAGTGGTCACCGGAACCGCCAACCGGGAGCAATTGCGCGCAGTCCAGACGCCTCAAGGTTTTGAGCTGGCAACGCTGCGCCGTGCCCACGGGGCCGCAGCAGATTTCGATGACCAACAGTCTGCGTCGGTTACCGACGACGCCATGTTGGTGGAACTCCTCGGAGTTCCGGTGCATGCGGTCCGGGGAGCCAGCCAGTCCTTGAAAATCACCACACCGCTGGACCTCATCATCGCCGAAGGCTTGTTGGAAGGCCCCCTGGGAATGCGCTGGGTGGAGGGCTGA
- the glgX gene encoding glycogen debranching protein GlgX, with the protein MVMPILETAAAVDASRPAPLGLSSPQSGETNAASAPIGHVNVAVFAPDLERVEMAYQAPGEGWRVHTLPNKADGIHFGIVDGVPPGTRYGFRAAPEGGGLPVSVPSVDFDDDGGQPLLLDPYGRAVDQRGEFLTSVHMDRDFDWGDDATPRTPLRNTVIYEAHVRGQTMLHPDIPEHLRGTYAGMAHPVMIQHLTELGVTAVQLLPIHFHLDESHLQDLGLTNYWGYNTIAFFAPQSSYATEAARNAGPHAVQDEIKGMVKLLHAAGIEVLLDVVYNHTAEAGPDGPPISFRGLAEKRYYRHDAHGRYLDTTGCGNTLDFSDPVVVDLALDSLRYWVNDFHVDGFRFDLAVTLCRDSGNEYDPNHPFLRAIAEDPVLSSVKLIAEPWDVGFGGWQTGRFPRGWADWNDHFRDGVRNFWLSDRAAIEAGGHGGSVAKLAQIMAGSQELFAASGRTRLASVNFVTAHDGFTLADLVSYDRKHNEDNGEQNRDGHGDNRSYNHGFEGRSENEAIVAARALSVRNLMATLLLSIGVPMITAGDELGRTQHGNNNAYCQDNPTAWLDWSRTHEAHSLFRTTRELVRLRRWFLSQQPESFPAMADDSSLQWFDDNGKRMTPARWNDPGVRCVQLLMGDEDSQVRGLIVINGSNHDVRMVLPEILSETGVGKRMFELRFTTSVLHERRKGALVASGERDILHANTINVYRT; encoded by the coding sequence ATGGTCATGCCTATTTTGGAAACAGCAGCCGCCGTGGACGCCTCCCGTCCCGCGCCGCTCGGACTGAGCTCGCCGCAGTCCGGGGAGACTAATGCTGCCTCCGCACCCATCGGTCACGTCAACGTGGCAGTGTTCGCCCCGGATCTGGAGCGTGTGGAGATGGCGTACCAGGCGCCAGGCGAGGGATGGCGCGTCCACACTCTGCCGAACAAGGCCGACGGCATCCACTTCGGCATCGTGGACGGGGTTCCGCCCGGCACCCGCTACGGTTTCCGCGCCGCTCCTGAAGGCGGCGGACTTCCGGTGTCCGTGCCCTCGGTGGATTTTGACGACGACGGCGGACAGCCCCTGTTGCTTGACCCTTACGGCCGCGCCGTGGACCAGCGGGGCGAATTCCTGACGAGCGTGCATATGGACCGTGACTTTGACTGGGGAGATGACGCCACGCCGCGGACTCCGCTGCGGAACACGGTCATCTACGAGGCCCATGTCCGCGGCCAGACGATGTTGCACCCGGACATCCCCGAGCACCTGCGTGGAACATATGCAGGCATGGCCCATCCCGTGATGATCCAGCACCTGACGGAACTGGGTGTGACGGCCGTGCAGCTGCTTCCGATCCACTTCCACCTGGATGAGTCGCACCTTCAGGACCTTGGCCTGACCAACTACTGGGGCTACAACACCATAGCTTTCTTCGCACCGCAGTCCTCCTACGCCACCGAAGCTGCGCGGAACGCAGGGCCTCATGCGGTCCAGGACGAGATCAAGGGCATGGTCAAGCTGCTCCACGCTGCCGGGATCGAGGTGCTCCTGGATGTGGTCTACAACCACACAGCCGAGGCCGGACCGGACGGGCCTCCCATCAGCTTCCGCGGACTGGCGGAGAAACGGTACTACCGCCACGATGCCCACGGCCGCTACTTGGACACCACCGGCTGCGGCAACACACTGGACTTCAGTGATCCCGTTGTGGTGGACCTGGCTTTGGACTCGTTGCGCTACTGGGTCAACGACTTCCACGTGGACGGCTTCCGTTTCGACCTCGCTGTGACGCTTTGCCGCGATTCCGGAAACGAATACGACCCGAACCACCCGTTCCTGCGCGCGATCGCGGAAGATCCCGTGCTGTCCTCGGTCAAGCTGATTGCCGAGCCGTGGGACGTCGGTTTCGGCGGTTGGCAGACTGGACGGTTCCCCCGCGGCTGGGCTGACTGGAATGACCATTTCCGCGACGGCGTCCGCAACTTCTGGCTTTCCGATCGCGCAGCCATCGAGGCCGGCGGCCACGGCGGGTCAGTGGCGAAGCTCGCGCAGATCATGGCCGGTTCCCAGGAGCTGTTTGCCGCTTCAGGCAGGACGCGTCTGGCGTCGGTAAATTTCGTCACGGCCCACGACGGCTTCACCCTTGCGGACCTCGTCAGCTACGACCGTAAGCACAACGAAGACAACGGCGAGCAAAACAGGGACGGCCACGGCGATAACCGCAGCTACAACCATGGCTTCGAAGGCCGCAGCGAGAACGAGGCGATCGTTGCTGCCCGCGCCCTGTCAGTCCGCAACCTCATGGCTACCCTTTTGCTGTCCATTGGCGTTCCGATGATCACAGCCGGTGATGAACTAGGGCGGACGCAGCATGGGAACAACAACGCCTACTGCCAGGACAACCCCACTGCCTGGTTGGACTGGAGCCGCACCCACGAGGCCCACTCACTGTTCCGGACCACCCGCGAGTTGGTCCGCCTTCGGAGATGGTTCCTGAGCCAGCAGCCTGAGAGCTTCCCGGCGATGGCCGACGACTCCAGCCTTCAGTGGTTTGATGACAACGGCAAACGCATGACCCCGGCCCGCTGGAACGATCCCGGCGTCCGGTGTGTCCAACTTCTGATGGGTGACGAGGACAGCCAAGTGCGCGGCTTGATCGTGATCAACGGCAGCAACCATGACGTTCGGATGGTCCTGCCGGAGATTTTGAGCGAGACGGGCGTCGGGAAACGTATGTTCGAGCTCCGTTTCACCACGTCAGTGCTCCATGAACGCCGTAAGGGTGCGCTGGTAGCGTCCGGTGAACGGGATATCCTGCATGCCAACACCATCAACGTTTACCGCACCTGA
- a CDS encoding CarD family transcriptional regulator, with translation MVFEVGETVVYPHHGAAKIEEIKMRTIKGEEKMYLKLKVAQGDLTIEVPAENVDLVGVRDVVGKDGLEHVFDVLRAEFTEEPTNWSRRYKANLEKLASGDVIKVAEVVRDLWRRDHDRGLSAGEKRMLAKARQILISELALAEKTDEEKAASVLDEVLAS, from the coding sequence ATGGTTTTTGAGGTCGGCGAGACAGTAGTTTACCCTCACCACGGTGCAGCAAAAATTGAGGAAATCAAGATGCGCACCATCAAGGGCGAAGAGAAGATGTATCTCAAGCTCAAGGTGGCTCAGGGTGATCTGACCATTGAAGTTCCAGCAGAGAATGTTGACCTTGTTGGGGTCCGGGACGTAGTGGGCAAGGATGGTTTGGAGCACGTATTTGACGTCCTCCGCGCCGAGTTCACTGAAGAGCCCACCAACTGGTCACGTCGTTACAAGGCAAACCTGGAGAAGCTTGCTTCGGGTGATGTCATCAAGGTGGCAGAGGTCGTCCGCGATCTTTGGCGTCGTGATCACGATCGCGGCCTTTCCGCAGGTGAGAAGCGCATGCTGGCCAAGGCGCGGCAGATTCTGATTTCAGAACTGGCGCTGGCTGAGAAGACAGACGAAGAGAAGGCAGCAAGCGTTCTCGACGAGGTCTTGGCTTCCTAA
- the cysS gene encoding cysteine--tRNA ligase, producing MTLRFYDTASAEVRDFVPLEPGKASVYYCGATVQGMPHVGHVRSAIAFDQLTRWLEFRGLRVTVVRNVTDIDDKILAKSERSFGPDWDAEPTAKQDEEWWALAYRYELEFEQAYETLGVQRPTYEPRATGHIPEMHALIQRLIDRGHAYPALDDSGDVYFDVRSWSKYGSLTRQNVDDMQGAADADPRGKRDPRDFALWKGFKEGEPETASWASPWGAGRPGWHLECSAMVTKYLGKRFDIHGGGLDLRFPHHENEMAQSQAAGDDFANFWMHNGLVTYEGEKMSKSIGNTISPAEMLDVASPRVVRYYLGQAHYRSVLDYRPTSLQEAAAAVERIDGFIAKASAKVHHDMGGPNAYAVAPQANMPAAFAAAMDDDLNVPQALGVLHETVRAGNTALAAGDLEGAKQALYSVNAMTSVLGLDAVKRPEAVQGREHAALEVLVEAQLEARAAARAAKDWAASDAIRDTLAAAGIVVEDGPDGATWSLKRG from the coding sequence GTGACCCTGCGCTTCTATGACACTGCCTCCGCCGAAGTCCGCGACTTCGTTCCCCTCGAACCCGGCAAGGCGAGTGTCTACTACTGTGGGGCCACCGTTCAGGGCATGCCGCATGTGGGCCACGTCCGTTCGGCGATCGCATTCGACCAACTGACCCGATGGCTGGAATTCCGCGGCCTGCGGGTCACAGTCGTGCGCAACGTCACGGATATTGATGACAAGATCCTGGCAAAGTCCGAACGGTCCTTCGGGCCTGACTGGGACGCCGAACCAACAGCCAAGCAGGACGAGGAATGGTGGGCGCTGGCCTACCGTTACGAGCTGGAATTCGAGCAGGCCTACGAGACACTTGGTGTCCAGCGCCCCACCTACGAACCCCGCGCCACCGGACACATCCCTGAGATGCACGCTCTGATTCAGCGGCTCATCGACCGTGGCCACGCCTACCCTGCCCTCGATGACTCCGGAGACGTCTACTTCGATGTCCGTTCCTGGAGCAAGTACGGTTCGCTCACGCGTCAGAACGTAGATGACATGCAGGGAGCCGCCGACGCCGACCCCCGCGGAAAGCGTGATCCCCGCGACTTTGCGCTGTGGAAGGGTTTCAAGGAAGGCGAACCGGAAACCGCCAGCTGGGCTTCGCCCTGGGGAGCCGGCCGTCCCGGGTGGCACCTCGAATGCTCCGCCATGGTCACCAAGTACCTCGGCAAGCGCTTCGATATCCACGGCGGGGGACTCGACCTCCGTTTCCCGCACCATGAGAACGAGATGGCGCAGTCCCAGGCTGCGGGCGATGATTTCGCCAACTTCTGGATGCACAACGGCTTGGTGACCTACGAGGGCGAAAAAATGTCCAAGTCCATAGGCAACACCATCAGCCCGGCCGAGATGCTGGACGTGGCCTCGCCCAGGGTGGTCCGGTACTACCTCGGGCAGGCCCACTACCGCTCTGTCCTGGACTACCGGCCGACGTCGCTCCAGGAGGCGGCTGCCGCCGTCGAACGCATTGACGGTTTCATCGCGAAAGCGTCTGCCAAGGTTCACCACGACATGGGCGGACCGAACGCTTATGCCGTAGCGCCGCAGGCCAACATGCCGGCCGCCTTTGCCGCCGCGATGGACGATGACCTGAACGTCCCGCAGGCACTGGGCGTCCTTCACGAGACGGTTCGTGCAGGCAACACGGCGCTGGCCGCCGGGGATCTTGAGGGGGCCAAGCAGGCCCTCTACAGCGTCAATGCCATGACCTCGGTCCTGGGACTGGACGCCGTGAAACGCCCCGAAGCCGTGCAAGGCCGTGAACACGCCGCCCTCGAGGTGCTGGTCGAGGCGCAGCTCGAAGCCCGGGCAGCCGCGCGTGCGGCGAAGGACTGGGCCGCGTCGGACGCGATTCGCGACACGCTCGCCGCAGCCGGCATCGTGGTTGAGGACGGGCCCGACGGCGCAACGTGGAGCCTCAAGCGCGGCTGA
- the rlmB gene encoding 23S rRNA (guanosine(2251)-2'-O)-methyltransferase RlmB, whose product MANNGNRSVKKKKGPTVGTGGHGRKALEGKGPTPKAEDRVYHKAYKNKQLAERSAAKRGAGPRGAGARRSTGPKGRATEELVTGRNSVVEALRAGIPAKALHVAIRIEMDDRVKESLKIAAERNIPLLEAGKSELDRMTEDAVHQGLVLQIPPYEYEDAYDLAEETVAKWKKGHISNAPLFVALDGITDPRNLGAIIRSVSAFSGHGVIVPERRSVGVTASAWKTSAGAAVRVPVARASNLNNALKQFKEMGIYVLGLDGGGDVSLPDLTVATEPVCIVVGSEGKGLSRLVRENCDQIVSIPIDSAMESLNASMAVGISLYEVSRQRSAN is encoded by the coding sequence ATGGCCAACAACGGTAACCGGTCGGTCAAGAAGAAGAAGGGCCCCACCGTCGGAACCGGTGGCCACGGCCGCAAGGCACTCGAAGGCAAAGGCCCCACGCCCAAGGCGGAGGACCGCGTCTACCACAAGGCCTACAAGAACAAGCAGTTGGCCGAGCGTTCGGCTGCCAAGCGCGGTGCAGGTCCCCGCGGCGCCGGCGCACGCCGGAGCACTGGTCCCAAGGGCCGCGCCACTGAAGAGCTGGTGACTGGCCGCAACTCCGTTGTGGAAGCCCTGCGCGCCGGCATCCCGGCCAAGGCGCTGCACGTGGCCATCCGGATCGAGATGGACGACCGCGTCAAGGAATCCCTCAAGATTGCTGCTGAACGGAATATCCCGCTGCTGGAGGCCGGCAAGTCCGAGCTCGACCGGATGACCGAGGACGCCGTGCACCAGGGCCTCGTCCTGCAGATTCCGCCGTACGAGTACGAGGACGCTTACGATCTCGCCGAAGAAACGGTAGCCAAGTGGAAGAAGGGGCACATCTCCAACGCTCCGCTCTTCGTCGCACTGGACGGCATCACTGACCCCCGCAACCTTGGCGCCATCATTCGTTCGGTTTCCGCCTTCAGCGGTCACGGCGTCATCGTGCCCGAGCGTCGCTCCGTAGGTGTGACCGCTTCCGCGTGGAAGACCAGCGCGGGAGCTGCCGTCCGTGTCCCCGTGGCACGGGCATCCAACTTGAACAACGCCCTCAAGCAGTTCAAGGAGATGGGCATCTACGTTCTGGGCCTGGACGGTGGCGGCGACGTCTCGCTTCCGGACCTCACCGTCGCTACCGAACCGGTGTGCATCGTGGTGGGTTCCGAAGGCAAGGGCCTCAGCCGGCTCGTGCGCGAGAACTGCGACCAGATCGTCTCCATCCCGATCGACTCCGCCATGGAGTCCCTGAACGCTTCCATGGCCGTCGGCATCTCCCTCTACGAGGTCTCCCGGCAGCGCTCGGCAAACTAG
- a CDS encoding carbon-nitrogen hydrolase family protein has translation MRVALAQVITGRDLDGNLQILEEYARRAKEGGAGLVVFPEAMMRAFGNSLLDIAEPLDGPWAARVRELAKELELVIVAGMFTPGTPSESGKARVRNTLVATGPGVEASYDKIHLFDAFGFAESDTVEPGTDPVTFVAGGLTFGLATCYDIRFPALFTENARRGAVVNIVSASWGSGPGKAEQWQLLARARAVDTTTFVLACGQGDPATQGVETKGAAPTGVGYSAVVSPFGQVLESLEGEPGLIFADLDGTVVQEARQKLPVLANRRDF, from the coding sequence GTGCGCGTGGCACTTGCCCAAGTCATCACAGGCCGGGATCTGGACGGGAACCTGCAGATCCTGGAGGAGTATGCCCGACGAGCCAAGGAAGGCGGCGCCGGCCTTGTGGTCTTTCCGGAAGCCATGATGCGTGCGTTCGGCAACTCGCTGCTGGACATTGCCGAGCCCCTCGACGGCCCTTGGGCAGCCCGGGTCCGCGAACTCGCCAAGGAGCTGGAGCTGGTGATCGTTGCCGGGATGTTCACGCCCGGCACCCCCTCGGAGTCCGGAAAAGCCCGCGTACGGAATACCCTTGTGGCCACCGGCCCGGGCGTAGAGGCCAGCTACGACAAGATCCATCTGTTCGACGCGTTCGGTTTTGCGGAGTCGGATACCGTCGAGCCCGGTACAGACCCCGTGACGTTCGTCGCCGGTGGCCTCACCTTTGGTCTGGCCACGTGCTACGACATCCGTTTCCCCGCCCTGTTCACCGAGAACGCCCGGCGCGGCGCGGTGGTCAATATCGTCTCAGCATCCTGGGGATCCGGCCCCGGCAAAGCTGAGCAATGGCAGCTCCTTGCCCGCGCCCGGGCCGTGGATACCACCACGTTCGTCCTTGCCTGCGGCCAGGGTGATCCCGCTACCCAGGGAGTGGAAACCAAAGGCGCGGCACCCACGGGAGTGGGGTACTCCGCCGTCGTTTCCCCGTTCGGCCAAGTGCTTGAATCACTCGAAGGCGAGCCGGGACTGATTTTTGCCGACCTCGACGGGACCGTAGTACAGGAAGCCCGCCAAAAGCTCCCGGTGCTGGCCAACCGCCGCGACTTCTAG